The following proteins come from a genomic window of Sorghum bicolor cultivar BTx623 chromosome 3, Sorghum_bicolor_NCBIv3, whole genome shotgun sequence:
- the LOC110433548 gene encoding aldehyde dehydrogenase family 2 member C4-like has protein sequence MATTNGSSKVFEVPKVEVRFTKLFIDGKFVDAVSGKTFETRDPRTGEVIATVAEGDKADVDLAVKAAREAFDNGPWPRMTGYERGRILHKFADLIDEHVEELAMLDTVDAGKLFLVGKVRDIPGAAHLLRYYAGAADKIHGETLKMAQRMHGYTLKEPVGVVGHIVPWNYPSTMFFFKVGPALAAGCTVVVKPAEQTPLSALFYAHLAREAGVPDGVLNVVPGFGPTAGAAVASHMDVDKVSFTGSTEVGRVVMKAAAESNLKPVSLELGGKSPVIVFDDADLDMAVNLVNLATYTNKGEICVAGTRIYVQEGIYDAFVEKAAELAKKSVVGDPFNPRVNQGPQVDKDQYQKVLKYIDMGKREGATLVTGGKPCGDKGYYIEPTIFTDVKDNMTIAQDEIFGPVMALMKFKTVEEVIQKANNTRYGLAAGIVTKNIDIANTVSRSIRAGAIWINCYFAFDPDAPFGGYKMSGFGKDMGMDALEKYLQTKTVVTPLYNTPWL, from the exons atggcGACTACGAACGGGAGCAGCAAGGTGTTCGAGGTGCCCAAGGTGGAGGTCAGGTTCACCAAGCTCTTCATCGACGGCAAGTTCGTCGACGCCGTCTCCG GCAAGACGTTCGAGACCCGGGACCCTCGCACCGGCGAGGTGATCGCCACCGTCGCCGAGGGAGACAAGGCCGACGTCGACCTCGCCGTCAAGGCCGCCCGGGAGGCCTTCGACAACGGGCCCTGGCCCAGGATGACGGGCTAC GAGCGTGGGCGGATCCTGCACAAGTTCGCGGACTTGATCGACGAGCACGTGGAGGAGCTGGCGATGCTGGACACGGTGGACGCCGGCAAGCTCTTCCTCGTCGGCAAGGTCCGTGACATCCCCGGCGCGGCGCACCTGCTGCGGTACTACGCGGGCGCCGCCGACAAGATCCACGGCGAGACGCTGAAGATGGCGCAGCGGATGCACGGGTACACGCTCAAGGAGCCCGTGGGCGTGGTGGGCCACATCGTGCCGTGGAACTACCCCAGCACCATGTTCTTCTTCAAGGTCGGCCCGGCGCTCGCCGCCGGGTGCACCGTCGTCGTCAAGCCCGCCGAGCAGACGCCGCTGTCGGCGCTCTTCTACGCGCACCTCGCAAGGGAGGCCGGCGTCCCCGACGGCGTGCTCAACGTCGTCCCCGGGTTCGGTCCCACGGCCGGCGCCGCTGTCGCCTCGCACATGGACGTCGACAAGGTCAGCTTCACGGGTTCCACGGAGGTCGGACGCGTCGTCATGAAGGCCGCCGCCGAGAGCAACCTCAAGCCCGTCTCGCTCGAGCTCGGTGGCAAGTCTCCGGTCATCGTCTTCGACGACGCCGATCTCGACATGGCCGTCAACCTCGTCAACCTCGCCACCTACACCAACAAG GGCGAGATCTGCGTCGCCGGCACACGCATCTACGTGCAGGAAGGGATCTACGACGCGTTCGTGGAGAAGGCCGCCGAGCTCGCCAAGAAATCGGTGGTCGGAGACCCGTTCAACCCGCGTGTCAATCAAGGCCCTCAG GTTGACAAGGACCAGTACCAGAAGGTTCTCAAGTACATTGATATGGGAAAGCGCGAAGGCGCCACGCTGGTCACCGGAGGGAAGCCCTGCGGCGACAAGGGATACTACATCGAGCCTACCATCTTCACGGACGTCAAG GACAACATGACGATCGCGCAAGACGAAATCTTTGGGCCGGTGATGGCGCTCATGAAATTCAA GACGGTTGAGGAGGTGATTCAGAAAGCGAACAACACCCGGTACGGCCTAGCAGCTGGAATTGTGACCAAGAACATCGACATCGCCAACACGGTATCGCGGTCCATCCGTGCAGGTGCCATCTGGATCAACTGCTACTTCGCATTCGACCCCGACGCGCCATTCGGGGGGTACAAGATGAGCGGATTTGGCAAGGACATGGGCATGGACGCCCTGGAGAAGTACTTGCAGACCAAGACCGTGGTCACTCCTCTATACAACACGCCCTGGCTCTGA
- the LOC8082466 gene encoding serine/threonine-protein kinase AFC3 — MESSRSRKRTRQAYDYDAAPPPEREVVARGGVSPPWREDDRDGHYVFDLGENLTRRYKILSKMGEGTFGRVLECWDRETREYVAIKVVRSIRKYRDAAMIEIDVLNRLAENEKYSSLCVQIQRWFDYRNHICIVFEKLGPSLYDFLKRNRYQPFPVELVREFGRQLLQSVAYMHELRLIHTDLKPENILLVSSEYIKVPSTKKNTQDEMHFKCLPKSSAIKLIDFGSTAFDNQDHNSIVSTRHYRAPEIILGLGWSFPCDIWSVGCILVELCSGEALFQTHENLEHLAMMERVLGPLPEHMTRKASSSAQKYFRRATRLNWPEGAVSRESIRAVRKLDRLKDLVSRNADHSKAALVDLLYSLLRFEPSERLTAQEALDHPFFRNPT, encoded by the exons ATGGAGTCATCGCGGTCTCGGAAGCGGACGCGCCAAGCGTATGACTACGACGCCGCGCCGCCACCAGAGCGAGAAGTG GTAGCGAGGGGTGGCGTGTCGCCGCCGTGGAGGGAGGACGACCGCGACGGACACTACGTCTTCGATCTCGGCGAGAACTTGACCCGCCGAT ATAAAATCTTGAGCAAAATGGGAGAAG GTACCTTTGGGCGTGTTTTGGAATGCTGGGACCGTGAAACACGTGAATATGTTGCCATAAAAGTTGTTCGCAGTATCCGCAAGTACCGTGATGCTGCAATGATTGAGATAGATGTGCTCAATCGCCTTGCAGAAAATGAGAAATACAGTTCTCT TTGTGTCCAAATTCAGAGATGGTTTGACTATCGTAATCATATATGCATT GTCTTTGAGAAGCTTGGACCAAGCTTGTATGATTTTCTAAAGAGAAATAGATACCAACCTTTCCCTGTGGAACTTGTGCGGGAGTTTGGACGGCAACTGTTGCAATCTGTAGCAT ATATGCATGAGTTGCGGCTTATCCACACTGATCTGAAGCCAGAAAACATACTTCTTGTGTCTTCTGAGTATATAAAAGTTCCAAGTACAAAG AAGAATACGCAAGATGAGATGCATTTCAAGTGCTTGCCAAAGTCCAGTGCCATAAAGCTGATAGATTTTGGTAGTACCGCCTTTGATAATCAGGACCATAACTCGATTGTTTCTACGAGGCATTACAGGGCACCTGAAATAATCTTAG GTTTAGGCTGGAGTTTTCCATGTGATATTTGGAGTGTTGGCTGTATTCTTGTTGAGCTATGCTCA GGGGAAGCATTGTTTCAGACACACGAGAATCTGGAACACCTAGCAATGATGGAGAGGGTTTTGGGACCTCTACCAGAGCATATGACACGGAAAGCAAG TTCTTCTGCTCAGAAATATTTTAGGAGAGCAACACGCTTAAATTGGCCTGAAGGTGCTGTTTCAAGAGAAAGCATCAGAGCGGTGCGGAAACTGGATCGACTAAAG GACTTGGTATCGAGGAACGCTGACCATTCAAAGGCAGCGCTGGTGGACTTGCTATATAGTCTCCTACGATTTGAGCCATCGGAACGTCTGACAGCGCAAGAAGCTCTGGACCATCCATTCTTCAGGAACCCAACATGA